A genomic stretch from Terriglobus sp. RCC_193 includes:
- a CDS encoding helix-turn-helix domain-containing protein: MKRELDALVAQMHADGISYEDAVREFKRRYLLQVLINHRGNQCKSAEELGMHRNTLSRTLAELNMDTAQIRNGLKRPARSERATGTPRLQTIARVR, from the coding sequence GTGAAGCGCGAACTGGACGCACTGGTGGCACAAATGCACGCCGATGGCATTTCCTATGAAGACGCTGTCCGCGAATTCAAGCGGCGTTACCTGCTACAGGTACTGATCAACCATCGCGGCAACCAGTGCAAGAGCGCTGAAGAACTGGGCATGCACCGCAATACGTTGAGCCGCACGCTGGCAGAGCTGAACATGGACACCGCGCAGATTCGCAACGGCCTGAAGCGCCCGGCACGCAGTGAGCGCGCAACGGGAACGCCGCGGCTGCAGACGATCGCCCGCGTCCGTTGA
- a CDS encoding CvpA family protein, producing the protein MNEALHGAAAGLGHMNPLDWGIALVLAVSTVMAFLRGLIRSVVSLGGILAGVLLAFWYCHRLAGWLHRWITESSLAEVASFVLILVGVIVLAALLGRLLRGACSAVGLGFLDRLGGACFGFARGILLLAALLLPVAPFLGSVPAAQTSLLLPYLLPAAHGISFVVPRDFGRRLSATDWLTHARTAAGEWSPAIVRTMPSERGKYE; encoded by the coding sequence ATGAATGAAGCACTCCATGGCGCGGCGGCTGGACTGGGGCATATGAACCCGCTGGACTGGGGCATTGCGCTGGTGTTGGCCGTGTCGACCGTAATGGCGTTTCTGCGCGGACTGATCCGGTCAGTGGTTTCGCTGGGGGGAATTCTGGCAGGGGTGCTGCTGGCGTTCTGGTACTGCCATCGGTTGGCCGGGTGGCTGCATCGCTGGATTACGGAGTCGTCGCTCGCGGAAGTTGCTTCCTTTGTGTTGATTCTGGTTGGGGTTATTGTTCTGGCAGCGCTTCTGGGAAGACTGCTGCGCGGGGCCTGTTCGGCGGTCGGACTAGGATTTCTGGATCGGCTGGGGGGTGCGTGTTTCGGGTTTGCCAGGGGGATTCTTCTGCTGGCGGCCCTGCTGTTGCCGGTGGCTCCGTTTCTGGGGAGCGTACCCGCTGCACAAACATCGCTTCTTCTTCCCTATTTGCTTCCGGCCGCACATGGGATATCCTTCGTTGTGCCGCGTGACTTTGGCAGACGACTCTCCGCAACCGATTGGCTGACCCATGCCAGAACGGCTGCAGGCGAGTGGTCGCCCGCCATAGTCCGCACCATGCCATCTGAGCGAGGTAAGTACGAGTGA
- a CDS encoding phosphoribosylaminoimidazolesuccinocarboxamide synthase, with protein sequence MPLGDRKPILSGKVRDLYEAGPDRLLFVASDRISAFDHVLGSTIPDKGKVLTQISLFWFDYLRNLVPNHLLTADVRDYPADLQPYSNYLRGRSMIVHKAKMVQVECVARGFLSGSGWKDYQRTGEVCGIPLPAGLRESDRLPTPIFTPAAKNHTGHDENIGFDQVVASVGGELAETLRTLTLSIYSTAAKYAESKGLILADTKFEFGFVPAKDGSDLLVLADEVLTPDSSRYWLASGYAPGGAQPSFDKQYVRDYLEEIHWDKQPPAPSLPQEVVTETRLKYLQAFMQLTGKAKLPE encoded by the coding sequence ATGCCACTGGGCGACCGGAAACCGATTTTGAGCGGTAAGGTGCGAGACCTGTATGAGGCCGGGCCGGACCGGCTGCTCTTTGTTGCCAGCGACCGCATCTCTGCGTTTGACCATGTGCTGGGCAGCACCATTCCGGACAAGGGCAAGGTACTTACGCAGATTTCGCTTTTCTGGTTCGATTACCTGCGCAACCTGGTGCCAAACCACCTGCTGACGGCGGACGTGCGTGACTATCCCGCCGATCTACAGCCGTACAGCAACTATCTCCGCGGCCGCAGCATGATCGTCCACAAGGCAAAGATGGTGCAGGTGGAGTGCGTGGCGCGCGGTTTTCTTTCCGGCTCCGGATGGAAGGATTATCAGCGTACCGGCGAAGTGTGCGGAATTCCGCTGCCTGCGGGGCTGCGCGAGAGTGATCGTCTGCCTACGCCGATCTTTACTCCTGCAGCGAAGAATCATACCGGACACGATGAAAACATCGGGTTTGATCAGGTAGTGGCGTCCGTTGGCGGCGAACTTGCCGAGACTCTGCGTACGCTGACGCTTTCCATTTACAGCACCGCTGCGAAATATGCCGAGAGCAAAGGTCTGATCCTGGCCGATACCAAGTTTGAGTTTGGATTTGTTCCGGCAAAAGACGGCAGCGATCTGCTGGTGCTGGCTGACGAAGTGCTGACACCGGATTCGTCGCGCTACTGGCTGGCCAGTGGTTATGCGCCGGGCGGAGCGCAGCCCTCGTTCGACAAGCAGTATGTACGCGATTACCTGGAAGAGATTCACTGGGACAAGCAGCCACCTGCGCCGTCGTTGCCGCAGGAAGTGGTTACCGAGACGCGGTTGAAGTATCTGCAGGCGTTTATGCAGCTTACGGGCAAAGCAAAGCTGCCGGAATAA
- a CDS encoding MarR family winged helix-turn-helix transcriptional regulator, with protein sequence MNIKFSPGPGQLIQRMARMTNRWLEPRLQAMGVAVAQVPVFGALQLRGPMSQRELAELLHVEQPTMAQLLNRMQRDGLIARKPDPKDGRSSLISLTLRALKRSEAARDILAEGRQISLQGFTKAEVETLQVLLQRMVDNMEEELGK encoded by the coding sequence ATGAATATCAAATTTTCTCCGGGCCCAGGTCAACTCATCCAGCGCATGGCGCGTATGACCAATCGTTGGCTGGAACCGCGCCTGCAGGCAATGGGTGTGGCGGTGGCGCAGGTGCCTGTGTTTGGAGCCCTTCAGCTTCGAGGCCCAATGTCTCAACGTGAACTGGCAGAACTGTTGCATGTGGAGCAGCCAACTATGGCGCAGCTTCTGAACCGCATGCAACGCGATGGTCTGATCGCTCGTAAACCCGACCCGAAAGATGGTCGCAGCAGCCTCATCTCATTGACTCTACGTGCGCTCAAACGCTCTGAAGCGGCGCGCGACATTCTGGCGGAAGGTCGTCAAATCTCGCTGCAGGGGTTTACGAAAGCTGAAGTGGAGACGTTGCAGGTGCTTCTGCAGCGCATGGTGGACAACATGGAAGAGGAGCTGGGCAAGTAA
- a CDS encoding FAD-dependent oxidoreductase, protein MNTRIAIVGGGPGGLTLARILHQGGREVTVLERESSFVYRPQGGSLDIHADSGQIALAKAGLTAEFQRIARHQDQEMRLYDSDGTLRLLDESSEGGRPEVDRGHLRQMLLDSLPQGMVRWNQHVTGVEAQKDGTCDIVFADGNRERYDLVVGADGTWSKVRPAVSASQPEYSGIVFVELGIHDVDRRHPAIAKLVGHGLTFSLGDSMGLMMHRDANALIGFYAAFHGPVDVYAGKTETEIRAELMRKFSGWGGNLTSLIAESDDVVGARGIYWLSPGHRWKHEPGITLIGDAAHVMSPFGGDGANFALQDAGELAEILLQKDWRDQLPVFEEAMATRCEGPAAAANAAILKAFSPDGFTHSFHMMQQLIPNARAFPAKA, encoded by the coding sequence ATGAACACGCGCATCGCGATTGTCGGAGGAGGTCCCGGAGGGCTGACGCTGGCACGCATCCTCCATCAGGGCGGCAGGGAAGTTACGGTACTGGAACGCGAATCATCCTTTGTCTATCGGCCGCAGGGTGGATCGCTGGATATTCATGCAGACAGTGGACAGATCGCTCTGGCAAAGGCCGGATTGACCGCGGAATTTCAACGTATTGCGCGTCACCAGGATCAGGAGATGCGGCTCTACGACAGCGATGGAACGTTGCGTCTGCTGGATGAAAGTTCCGAAGGCGGAAGGCCCGAGGTGGACCGCGGCCATCTGCGCCAGATGCTGCTTGATTCGTTACCGCAGGGGATGGTGCGTTGGAATCAGCATGTGACCGGCGTAGAGGCGCAAAAGGATGGGACCTGCGACATCGTTTTTGCGGATGGCAATCGAGAGCGCTATGACCTGGTGGTGGGCGCCGATGGCACATGGTCGAAGGTGCGGCCAGCCGTCTCCGCGTCCCAGCCGGAATATAGCGGCATCGTCTTTGTGGAACTGGGGATTCACGATGTGGACCGGCGCCATCCTGCTATCGCAAAACTTGTCGGGCATGGCCTGACGTTTTCTCTCGGAGACAGCATGGGCCTGATGATGCATCGCGACGCAAACGCGCTCATCGGCTTCTACGCGGCGTTTCACGGGCCTGTCGATGTTTATGCGGGTAAGACGGAGACCGAAATTCGCGCTGAATTGATGAGGAAGTTTTCCGGATGGGGCGGTAACTTAACCAGCCTGATTGCAGAGAGCGACGATGTGGTGGGCGCGCGCGGAATCTACTGGCTGTCGCCGGGGCATCGTTGGAAACATGAGCCGGGCATCACGTTAATAGGAGACGCCGCCCATGTGATGAGTCCTTTCGGCGGCGACGGTGCGAACTTCGCGCTGCAGGATGCCGGTGAACTTGCCGAAATCCTGCTGCAAAAGGATTGGAGGGATCAGCTTCCGGTGTTCGAAGAGGCTATGGCAACACGCTGTGAAGGTCCGGCCGCGGCGGCAAATGCGGCCATCCTGAAGGCGTTTTCACCGGATGGATTTACGCATAGCTTCCACATGATGCAACAACTGATCCCAAATGCAAGAGCGTTTCCTGCTAAGGCATAG
- the smc gene encoding chromosome segregation protein SMC: MLKLKRVQILGFKSFCDRTDVQLSGNGIAAIVGPNGCGKSNISDAITWVLGEQSAKSLRGIKMEDVIFAGTRDRKPTGMAEVSLTLVDPDVYDASDSSDAINIASASNRPAELSDWDEQSERDVRSADTAAAIAEAQPGPIPLGEESEEIEVDAPQSVTTDENGEPVAPVVLKIRRRKFNRAPVRAGEVTITRRLFRSGESEYLLNGKICRLRDIQDIFFGTGLSGENYAIIGQERIGQLLSSKPLDRRSILEEAAGITRFKTKKRLAELRLEASKQNLARVDDIFDEVTRQMASLKRQAAKAERYGQIRDELRGKLRIVLRSRLSQHDEDRNASETTVARLTETIDAQAASLEALDAEHTASVARGYELDEEIRVAQSRTNETRIELERATSRIASNHDRIHDLAARIASGTDELAQLKHQMEALAADREGLQKFLETATADTEEARHTAQDRQQEADEAQAQVNSVDREAQQGRHHSMQLMQRISNVHREEAQAAESLAGLEREAQRLVSESEQAKAELDALGKQRGQVSMSFESVTDRLKRLEAEIAEFRIELSNKRNEEMETRRKGDHLRAEAATLTGRRNSLDALIRDHSYSNDTVKKLFKTNGVSTSVAPVGTLAEFLEVEDEYSNVVDEFLKEELNYIVVKDWNSASAGIGLLKTSVDGRATFLVHEENASAYTAGMASRVSSDLRGARPLKDCIKVLNGFGRSLEVILPKLREGYIAPDSETARELAVQNPEAFFLSPTGETFHNVTVTGGKARAEGPLALKRELREIQTKLESVQAELSQSEVGVASLTRDIQELQQTIEVKSNERRDAEREAANSGAALRQMESEAARIERRLADWSLHTERNRDARAQRQELIERKQAESAQLTAEREAIEVRINEAMLRTDDLRRAREEAQSAAAAAAAALAGLEERRRNASSNFEQNERMRNTTQQRIHHLEGQNAGAAAEQARREEETIALQAQQEELTAQREQLNAEANRLTAEASSLRAQIAEKNNTLRTLRTEIEGLREQRATLQAKIARLSSEIEHLEAQSLNDLNVPAEELRADTTIEAITSEALDAAEEDTRSLKGKLEAMGPVNMMALEEFAEAEQRHGFLETQRKDLLDAIDNTQNSIKEIDEISKTKFDEAFAIINKNFSDMFLKLFGGGQATMKLTDESNSAESGIDLIASPPGKKMQNVLLLSGGEKALTALSLLVGIFQFQPSPFCVLDEVDAPLDETNVGRFARLIHEMSKETQFVVITHHKRTMSEADVIYGVTMQEPGVSKIVSVNLNKAERRAVA; the protein is encoded by the coding sequence TTGCTCAAGCTCAAGCGCGTTCAGATCCTCGGTTTCAAGTCGTTCTGCGACCGCACGGACGTTCAGCTCAGCGGGAATGGCATTGCCGCCATCGTGGGTCCCAATGGCTGCGGCAAATCGAATATCTCCGACGCCATCACCTGGGTGCTGGGCGAACAGAGCGCCAAGAGCCTCCGCGGTATCAAGATGGAAGACGTCATCTTTGCCGGAACGCGTGACCGCAAGCCGACCGGCATGGCCGAAGTATCGCTCACACTGGTTGACCCCGATGTGTACGACGCCAGCGACAGCAGCGATGCCATCAACATTGCATCTGCGAGCAATCGTCCTGCAGAACTGAGCGACTGGGACGAGCAAAGCGAACGCGACGTCCGCTCCGCCGACACCGCCGCAGCCATTGCCGAAGCGCAGCCCGGACCGATTCCCCTGGGTGAAGAATCGGAAGAAATTGAAGTGGATGCTCCGCAGAGCGTCACCACCGACGAAAACGGCGAACCCGTTGCTCCTGTCGTTCTGAAGATTCGCCGCCGCAAATTCAATCGCGCACCGGTGCGTGCCGGTGAAGTCACGATCACGCGGCGACTGTTCCGTTCGGGTGAATCGGAGTATCTGCTGAATGGCAAAATCTGCCGTCTGCGCGACATCCAGGACATCTTCTTCGGCACAGGTTTGTCTGGCGAAAACTACGCCATCATTGGGCAGGAGCGCATTGGACAGTTGCTGTCTTCTAAGCCGCTCGATCGCCGCTCCATCCTGGAAGAGGCCGCAGGCATTACGCGTTTCAAGACGAAGAAGCGTCTTGCGGAACTGCGCCTGGAAGCCAGCAAACAGAACCTGGCACGCGTGGATGACATCTTCGACGAAGTGACGCGACAGATGGCTTCGCTGAAGCGCCAGGCGGCCAAGGCCGAACGCTATGGCCAGATTCGCGATGAACTGCGTGGCAAATTGCGCATTGTGCTGCGCAGTCGGCTCTCGCAGCACGACGAGGATCGCAATGCCTCAGAAACAACCGTTGCCAGGCTGACCGAGACGATTGATGCGCAGGCTGCTTCGCTGGAAGCGCTGGATGCAGAGCATACTGCAAGCGTCGCGCGTGGCTATGAGTTGGACGAAGAGATTCGTGTGGCACAGAGCCGCACCAACGAGACACGCATTGAGCTGGAACGCGCTACGTCGCGCATTGCCAGCAATCATGATCGCATTCACGACCTTGCCGCACGCATTGCCAGCGGCACCGACGAACTGGCGCAGTTGAAGCACCAGATGGAAGCGCTGGCTGCTGATCGCGAAGGCTTACAGAAGTTTCTGGAAACGGCGACCGCCGATACCGAAGAGGCTCGCCACACGGCGCAGGATCGCCAGCAGGAAGCCGACGAAGCGCAGGCGCAGGTGAACTCCGTGGATCGCGAAGCACAGCAGGGCCGCCACCATTCCATGCAGTTGATGCAGCGCATCAGCAATGTGCACAGGGAAGAGGCGCAGGCTGCGGAATCGCTTGCAGGGCTGGAGCGCGAAGCGCAGCGGCTGGTCTCAGAGAGTGAACAGGCCAAGGCGGAACTGGATGCGCTGGGCAAGCAGCGTGGACAGGTGAGCATGAGCTTTGAGTCCGTGACCGATCGCCTGAAGCGACTGGAAGCGGAGATTGCGGAGTTCCGCATTGAACTGAGCAACAAGCGTAACGAAGAGATGGAGACGCGCCGCAAGGGTGATCATCTGCGCGCGGAAGCAGCTACGCTCACCGGCCGCCGCAATTCGCTGGATGCGTTGATTCGCGATCACAGCTACAGCAACGACACGGTCAAAAAACTTTTCAAGACAAACGGCGTTAGCACCTCCGTTGCCCCTGTGGGCACGCTTGCCGAATTCCTTGAAGTGGAAGATGAGTACAGCAATGTCGTCGACGAGTTCCTGAAAGAAGAGTTGAACTACATCGTCGTGAAGGACTGGAACTCAGCCAGCGCCGGCATTGGCCTGCTGAAGACTTCCGTCGATGGGCGTGCGACCTTCCTCGTCCATGAAGAGAATGCGTCTGCATATACCGCAGGCATGGCGAGCCGCGTGAGCAGCGACCTGCGTGGCGCGCGTCCGCTGAAGGATTGCATCAAGGTGCTGAATGGCTTTGGTAGGTCACTGGAAGTGATTCTGCCGAAGCTGCGCGAAGGCTACATCGCTCCGGATTCAGAAACGGCGCGCGAGCTTGCGGTGCAGAACCCTGAGGCATTCTTCCTTTCGCCCACAGGCGAGACATTCCACAATGTCACCGTTACGGGCGGCAAAGCGCGCGCAGAAGGTCCGCTGGCGCTGAAGCGTGAACTGCGCGAGATTCAGACGAAGCTGGAATCGGTTCAGGCAGAACTGTCGCAGAGCGAGGTAGGCGTTGCTTCCCTCACCCGCGACATTCAGGAGTTGCAGCAGACCATTGAAGTGAAGAGCAACGAGCGCCGCGATGCCGAGCGTGAAGCCGCTAACAGTGGCGCGGCTCTGCGCCAGATGGAATCGGAAGCGGCGCGTATTGAGCGTCGTCTTGCAGATTGGTCGCTGCACACGGAACGCAACCGCGATGCGCGCGCACAGCGGCAGGAACTGATCGAGCGCAAACAGGCTGAGTCCGCGCAGTTGACTGCCGAGCGTGAAGCCATTGAAGTACGCATCAACGAAGCGATGCTGCGCACGGATGATCTGCGTCGTGCGCGTGAAGAAGCACAGTCTGCCGCTGCCGCCGCCGCTGCTGCACTTGCGGGACTGGAAGAACGTCGCCGCAACGCGTCCTCAAACTTTGAACAGAATGAGCGTATGCGTAACACGACGCAGCAACGCATTCATCATCTGGAAGGCCAGAATGCTGGCGCCGCGGCAGAACAGGCTCGTCGCGAAGAAGAGACCATTGCGCTGCAGGCACAGCAGGAAGAACTGACGGCACAGCGCGAGCAATTGAATGCAGAGGCGAATCGCCTGACTGCGGAGGCATCTTCGCTGCGTGCGCAGATTGCGGAGAAGAACAATACCCTTCGCACGCTGCGTACGGAGATCGAAGGTCTGCGTGAACAGCGTGCTACGTTGCAGGCAAAAATTGCACGCCTGAGCAGCGAGATTGAACATCTGGAAGCGCAGTCGCTGAACGATCTGAACGTTCCTGCGGAAGAACTTCGCGCTGACACGACGATTGAGGCCATTACTTCCGAAGCGCTGGACGCTGCGGAAGAAGACACTCGTTCGCTGAAAGGCAAGCTGGAAGCGATGGGCCCCGTGAACATGATGGCGCTGGAAGAGTTTGCAGAAGCGGAGCAGCGACATGGCTTTCTGGAGACACAGCGCAAAGACCTGCTGGATGCCATCGATAACACCCAGAACTCCATCAAGGAAATCGACGAGATCAGCAAGACGAAGTTCGATGAGGCCTTTGCGATCATCAACAAGAACTTCTCGGATATGTTTCTAAAGCTCTTCGGCGGCGGCCAGGCGACGATGAAGCTGACGGACGAATCAAACTCGGCGGAGAGCGGTATTGATTTGATCGCGTCGCCTCCGGGCAAGAAGATGCAGAACGTGCTGCTGCTCTCCGGTGGAGAGAAGGCGCTCACTGCCCTGTCGCTGCTGGTTGGTATCTTCCAGTTCCAGCCCAGTCCCTTCTGCGTGCTGGACGAAGTGGACGCGCCGCTGGATGAAACCAACGTGGGCCGCTTTGCACGCCTGATCCACGAGATGAGCAAGGAAACGCAGTTCGTGGTGATCACCCATCACAAGCGCACCATGAGCGAAGCCGACGTGATCTACGGCGTGACCATGCAGGAGCCCGGTGTGAGCAAGATTGTCAGCGTGAACCTGAACAAGGCAGAACGGCGAGCGGTGGCGTAA
- a CDS encoding TIGR00282 family metallophosphoesterase, which translates to MNILFVGDVFGSSGRHIVAEHIGHVLESNAVDLCIINGENAAGGFGLTPAIADDLFDLGADVITTGNHFWDKKEILEYLKVPVDSHDRARRILRPANFAPKTPGFGVYEGTLPNGQAYAVVNLQGRVFMSQNDDPFRKADELLNSIRSRVIFVDFHAEATSEKIALGWYLDGRVTAVIGTHTHVPTADERILPGGTAYQTDAGMSGPYDSVIGVEREAVINRFLTGQPAKFEAAKGNPKMAATLVECDGITGRAYGIRRILLGE; encoded by the coding sequence GTGAATATTCTTTTCGTGGGCGATGTCTTTGGCTCGTCCGGCCGCCATATCGTCGCCGAGCACATCGGCCATGTGCTTGAATCCAACGCTGTCGACCTTTGCATCATCAATGGCGAAAATGCCGCTGGCGGATTTGGCCTGACACCCGCCATTGCCGATGATCTCTTCGACCTGGGCGCGGATGTCATCACTACCGGCAACCACTTCTGGGACAAGAAAGAGATTCTGGAGTATCTGAAGGTCCCGGTGGATTCGCATGACCGTGCGCGCCGCATCCTGCGTCCCGCAAATTTCGCACCGAAGACGCCGGGGTTTGGCGTGTACGAAGGCACGTTGCCGAACGGACAGGCGTATGCCGTGGTGAATCTGCAGGGACGCGTCTTCATGTCGCAGAACGATGATCCGTTCCGCAAGGCCGACGAGCTACTGAACAGCATCCGCAGTCGCGTTATCTTTGTCGATTTTCATGCCGAAGCCACCAGCGAAAAAATTGCGCTGGGATGGTATCTGGACGGTCGCGTTACCGCCGTGATCGGCACGCACACGCACGTTCCAACGGCTGACGAACGCATTCTTCCGGGTGGCACGGCCTACCAGACGGACGCTGGCATGAGCGGGCCGTATGACTCCGTGATTGGCGTGGAGCGCGAGGCTGTGATCAACCGCTTTCTGACAGGCCAGCCTGCGAAATTTGAGGCAGCCAAAGGGAACCCCAAGATGGCCGCGACCCTGGTCGAATGCGACGGTATCACAGGCCGTGCCTATGGCATCCGTCGCATCCTGCTGGGTGAATGA
- a CDS encoding ATP-binding protein yields MPIRPISSSLTDDSQHSHLLDRVRLLAEIDEAARRLLSPEEIVLRAATLLGEFLRVNRCAFADVEEDEDTFNLTGNYLNDVESMVGRYAFHDFSLECLRCMRAGDPYVVYDSEEEWSTQAVLENFRIPEIRSVICVSVKRSGVLTAAMAVHCKQPRVWTADEIALLQTVANRVWESIIRIRADKQAVEAREVLNMALEAGHAGVFDWSIQDDRITWSPQLEALYGVPTGTFEGRLIHWSQRIVPEDAERVTSEINAAMQERQRDFGYDFRACLPDGTQRWLHGQARFIYAYDGTPLRMIGINVDIHERRQAELALLENEKLAAVGRLAASIAHEINNPLESITNLLYLAQRSDTITEIQQYLQIAEQELSRVSVISAQTLRFYKQSSAPRQVTVPELFDSVISVLQGRLFKHGVQLQERWRAAQPIRCLDGEIRQVLANLITNAIDALPANGGRLYLRSHEGQDGKERKGIYIVVADTGSGMAPLVQKRLFDAFFTTKGEEGNGLGLWVSKEIVDRHEAVLRLRSSQKPGSSGTVFRLFLPFTSSVA; encoded by the coding sequence ATGCCTATTCGCCCGATTTCGTCGTCGCTGACCGACGACTCGCAACATAGCCATCTGCTGGACCGCGTGCGCCTGCTGGCGGAGATTGACGAGGCCGCACGCCGACTACTCTCGCCAGAGGAGATCGTGCTGCGCGCCGCCACTCTGCTGGGCGAGTTCCTGAGGGTGAATCGCTGTGCCTTTGCCGATGTGGAGGAAGACGAAGACACCTTTAACCTGACCGGCAACTATCTGAACGATGTGGAGTCGATGGTGGGTCGCTATGCCTTCCACGATTTTTCGCTGGAATGCCTGCGATGCATGCGCGCGGGCGACCCCTACGTGGTCTACGACTCGGAAGAAGAATGGAGCACGCAAGCCGTGCTCGAGAACTTCCGCATCCCGGAAATTCGTTCGGTGATCTGCGTTTCCGTCAAGCGCAGCGGCGTGCTGACAGCGGCTATGGCCGTGCACTGCAAGCAGCCACGCGTCTGGACCGCGGATGAAATTGCGCTGCTACAGACGGTTGCCAATCGTGTGTGGGAGTCGATCATCCGCATCCGCGCGGACAAGCAGGCGGTTGAAGCCCGTGAGGTGCTGAACATGGCCCTGGAGGCCGGGCACGCAGGTGTTTTCGACTGGAGCATCCAGGACGATCGCATTACGTGGTCGCCTCAACTGGAGGCTCTGTATGGTGTGCCTACAGGAACATTTGAAGGCCGTCTGATTCACTGGTCCCAGCGCATTGTGCCGGAAGATGCCGAACGGGTAACAAGTGAGATCAACGCCGCCATGCAAGAGCGGCAGAGGGATTTTGGCTATGATTTTCGCGCCTGCCTGCCCGATGGCACACAACGATGGCTGCATGGACAGGCCCGCTTTATCTATGCCTACGACGGCACACCACTCCGCATGATCGGCATAAACGTCGACATTCATGAAAGGCGGCAGGCGGAACTGGCATTGCTGGAAAACGAGAAGCTGGCCGCGGTAGGCAGACTCGCAGCCTCCATCGCACACGAGATCAACAATCCGCTGGAGTCCATTACCAACCTGCTTTACCTGGCGCAACGCAGCGATACGATCACAGAGATTCAGCAATATCTTCAGATTGCCGAACAGGAGCTCTCACGTGTCTCCGTGATCAGCGCGCAGACACTGCGTTTTTACAAGCAGTCCAGTGCGCCGCGGCAGGTGACAGTTCCGGAGCTGTTTGATAGCGTGATCTCCGTTTTGCAGGGCCGGCTATTCAAGCATGGCGTGCAACTGCAGGAACGATGGCGTGCTGCTCAGCCGATACGCTGTCTGGACGGAGAGATCCGGCAAGTGCTGGCCAATCTGATCACCAACGCTATTGATGCTCTGCCGGCCAACGGAGGACGGCTCTACCTGCGCTCCCATGAGGGGCAGGATGGGAAAGAGCGTAAAGGCATCTACATTGTGGTGGCCGATACGGGATCCGGGATGGCTCCGCTGGTCCAGAAGCGCCTCTTTGATGCCTTCTTCACCACGAAGGGCGAAGAAGGCAACGGGCTGGGCCTGTGGGTGAGCAAGGAGATTGTCGATCGGCATGAAGCCGTGCTGCGGCTGCGGAGCAGCCAGAAACCCGGTTCGAGTGGCACCGTCTTCCGCCTGTTCCTTCCCTTCACATCGTCCGTGGCGTAG